CAACCGCCTCGAGGTGCTGGCCGCCGATTCGGAGCCCGGCGTCTCCTTCTGAGAGAATAATGGTAAGGCTGCTGACGAAAGAGGATCCCCTGCAGGAAGCGGTGTGCCCCTCCACTGTTGTCTACCCGGTATTGCCTTAGCAGCCGCCACACCCGATTGGAAAAGAACCATGTCTAATCCGCCTGCTCCGGGGGAGAAGGCTCCAGCGGCCAAGCTCTCCCTGCTGACCCTCACCACTGTGGTGATTGGGTCCATGGTCGGGGCCGGGGTGTTTTCCCTGCCCCAGCGCTTCGCCGAGGAAACCGGGGTGTGGGGTGCGCTGGTCGCCTGGCTGATTGCCGGTTCCGGCATGCTGATGCTGGCCTTTGTGTTCCAGCGGCTGTCCATGCGCAAGCCGGAACTTGATGCGGGGATCTTTGCCTACGCCAAGGCCGGCTTCGGAAACTACGTGGGGTTCTTCTCCGCAGCGGGTTACTGGGCCAGTGCCTGCGTGGGAAACGTCACCTACTGGGTGCTCACCATGTCCACGCTGGGAGTCTTGTTTCCGCAGTTGGGCGCAGGGGACACCCTCCTCGCCGTCGTGCTCTCCTCGGCCGGGCTGTGGGGATTCTTCTTCCTGATCAGGCGCGGCATCAGGGAAGCCACGGCCATCAACCGGATCGTCACGATCGCCAAGGTTGTGCCCATCCTGGTCTTCGTGCTGTTTGCTGTCTTCCTGTTCGACCCCGCCGTCTTCGCGGGAAACCTTACCGGGGCGGACTACACGGGGCCGCTGTTCGAACAGGTCAGCAACACGATGCTGGTGACTGTATTCGTTTTCCTCGGTGTTGAAGGTGCCAGCGTGTATTCGCGCCATGCCCGACGGCGGGAGGACGTTGGCAGGGCGACCATCCTCGGCTTTCTGAGCGTCTTTGCCATCTTTGCCTCGGTCACGATCGTTTCCTACGGCGTCCTGCCGATGGAACAGCTCGCCGAGCTGCGCCAACCATCCATGGCGGGCGTCCTGGAATCGGGAGTGGGGACCTGGGGGCTGGTGTTCGTCAGCGCAGGCCTGATCATTTCGGTGATG
This genomic interval from Arthrobacter sunyaminii contains the following:
- a CDS encoding basic amino acid/polyamine antiporter is translated as MSNPPAPGEKAPAAKLSLLTLTTVVIGSMVGAGVFSLPQRFAEETGVWGALVAWLIAGSGMLMLAFVFQRLSMRKPELDAGIFAYAKAGFGNYVGFFSAAGYWASACVGNVTYWVLTMSTLGVLFPQLGAGDTLLAVVLSSAGLWGFFFLIRRGIREATAINRIVTIAKVVPILVFVLFAVFLFDPAVFAGNLTGADYTGPLFEQVSNTMLVTVFVFLGVEGASVYSRHARRREDVGRATILGFLSVFAIFASVTIVSYGVLPMEQLAELRQPSMAGVLESGVGTWGLVFVSAGLIISVMGAYLAWSLMAAEVLYVAATEKDMPRFLSRVSDDDVPVNALLLSTLLSQLVMVITYFSEDAFDFALDMTAVLTLFSLLFAALYALKLGWSGETYEGAPSRIRRGDLTIAVIATVYSVFLVYAAGLPLVLLSMIFYAPATVLFVIARREQGQRVFRGGELFLFLITLAGAVAGVLALTRGWIEL